The Bdellovibrio sp. GT3 genome contains the following window.
CGTGCGTTTGTTACGTCAGACATGTTTTCTCCTGGTTCGTTAATTAACAAGTCCGAAGACCATACTGATTTCACGATTTTTATTCAAGGACTGGGTCGGACAAGAGCATTTCTCTTAACGAGCTGTGTTATGATGATTGCACTTATTATGTGCATTTGACGTCTCACACTAGACAAGGGTCTAGGTTTGCCGTCTAATCTTTGAAGGTAAATATATGGATATTGCAGAAATTGGCGCCAAGATTGGCATTTATTTTATCCCGTTCCTCTTTGCATTGTGCTTTCACGAGTATGCGCATGGATGGGTCGCACGCCTTCGTGGTGACAACACGGCGGAGCAAATGGGTCGCCTTTCCATGAACCCGTTGGTTCATATGGATATGGTCGGCACGCTTATTCTGCCATTGGTATCTATAGTATTGGCAACACCGATTTTCTTTGGGTGGGCCAAGCCTGTTCCTGTTAATACGCGTAATTTGAAAAATCCCCGTGTGGATATGTTTTGGATTGCATTGGCGGGGCCGCTTTCCAACATTCTGCTTGCGATTGTGGGCGCAGTGTTGATCGGTGTGGTCGCCAAGTATTTTGGTGGCGTGGTTTATGCCAAAGGAATGATTGAGATCCTAAAAGCATTTTTGCTGACAAATTTGTTTTTGGCGTTCTTCAATATGATCCCGCTTCATCCATTGGATGGCGGTAAAGTGCTCGCAAGATTTTTGCCGGCACAGATTAATTATAAATTAGAACAGAACGAACACATCACCAGCATGGTATTGATGGGATTGGTATTGACGGGTGCTTTGCGCATTCTGGCAGTTCCGGTTTTTTGGAGTGCACAAAGTTTACTTACGTTGGCGTTGGGTGGTTTCGGAATTTCCTAATAAGGATTTTCGTACATTCAGCACGTTTTGGTAGAGGGGACCATCTTCATGAGTATTACAGTTCAATTGCCCAAGTTTGAGGGACCTCTGGGCTTGTTGCTTTATCTCATCCGCAAGGAAGAGATGGATATTATGGATATCAAAATCCATGAGATCACAAAGCAGTACCTTGATTATATCCGTTTGATGAAGGAACTGGATTTGGAAGTTGCCGGTGAGTTTATCGCCATGGCTTCCACATTGATTCAAATCAAATCTCGCATGCTTTTGCCACAATACGATGAAAATGGCGAAGTGATCGAACAGGAAGATCCACGCAAAGAGTTGGTTCAAAAACTTCTTGAATATCAAAAGTATCAGGAAGCGGCGAAATTGCTTTATGACCGTCCTTTGGTGGGGCGTGATGTTTGGTTGCGTGGTTCCCGCGAAAGACTCGACGAAAAAGAAGACGAAATCATTCTTGAGGACAATGCCTTGTTCTCGTTGATTTCCTCGTATCGCAAAGTTTTGCGTTCTGTGAAAAAGAAAGTCCATCAGGTTGCAGCGAAAGCGCAATCCATTTCCAGCCGTGTGTTGGAGTTGAAAGACCGTCTTTTTGTGGGTCAAAGAGTGACCATGATGGAATTGGTGAATGCCACTGAAGACCGTGCTCGTCAGGCGTTGATCACATTCCTGTCATTGCTTGAGCTGGGTAAAATGGGTTTCGTCGGTCTTTATCAGACTGAAGTTTACTCTGACATTTGGGTCGATACTAAAAAACCAATCGAAACAGACGTTTTGTCCCGCGTAGAGGAATACGACTCTATGGGTTCAGACAGAATTGCTGAGCAAATGATGGCAGATGCTAAAAAAGCAGATCCAACAGAAGATCTTTTGGATGACAGCCTTGATGAAGCTCAAGTTGAGCAATCAGCGCAAATGAGTTTCGGTGAGACACCAGTTGATTTCACTACGGGCATGTCTGACCTGACAGCAGAAATTGCTGGTATGGATGCGGAGTTGGATTTCTTGGAGGCCGCTGAGGGTGAAACTTCAGAAGCGGTAGAGCTTGCCTCTGATGAAGAAATCCTGGCAGCTGAAGGGGAGTTGTTCGCTGATACGACTGCTGAGGAAATGGTCGCTGAATCTGAAGTGATTGTTGATTTGGCCGAAGAAGCTGTAGCAGAGCTTGAAGAGCAGCTGGAAGTTGTTACTTTTGAACCGTCAGAAGAAGTGGCTGTAGTGGCTGCTGAAATGGTTGCGACGACTGATGATGTTGTTGCTGAATCTGAATTAGTTTTTGAAGAATTTATTGATACTGATCCTAAGACTGAAGCTGAGGCGTAGAAATGTCTAAGAAGAAAAATAACTCCAAAAAGAACAAAGAAGTTTTAGACACAGAAGTGATGGACAATGAGCTGACTGTGGCAACTGAAGTTGCAGCAGACGAAACAGCTCCGGAAATGATTGCAGATGAAGCTGATGCTTCTGAAGAACTGAACGAGCTTGATGGTATCGAGTCCGATGCATCCATTTTTCTTCAAGAAGAAGAGGAGTCTGAGGGTTTCTTGCCAGAGGCTTCTGATGAAGAAACTGCCGAAATGGAAGCTTCTGAAGAAACTTCAGATGATGTTTCTGTTGAAGGTACAGAGCTTGATGGCTTTGAGTCAGCGGATATCGAAGAAGTTGAATTCGTAGATGAAGACCGTCTGGAAAGTATCGTTGAGAGCGTCTTGTTTGCTTCTGATCGCCCGGTTTCTTTGGCCTCTTTGAAATTGCTTTTTAAAGGTACAAACATCAAAGGTGATAAACTTCGCCGCGTGCTGGATCAATTGGCAGTTGAATATGCTGGTGGCCGCCGTGGGGTGACTTTGGAAGAAGTTCCAGGTGGTTATCAGTTGCGTACCAAAGTCGACAACATGGACTTCCTAAAGCGCACTTTGAAAGCTCGTCAATTCAAGCTTTCCGGTCCGGCTTTGGAGACTTTGTCCATCGTTGCTTACAAACAACCGTGCGTGAAGTTCGATGTGGATGAAATTCGCGGGGTGGAATCAGGTCACTTGTTGCGCGCTTTGATGGAAAAGAATCTGGTTAGCTTTGAAGGTAAATCAGATCTTCCAGGTCGTCCTATGCAATACGGAACTACTCGTAAGTTCCTTGAAATCTTCGGTCTAAGATCTTTGAAAGAGCTTCCAACGCTTTCTCAAATCGATGAGTTGTTGCCGGAGGGTATGGATGAGCAAATGGCGGAAGAAAAACCGACATTGGCTTCCATCACAGATTCATTGGTGGCAACGGGTGTGGATACGGTTAGCTATTCTTCTGGTGAAGAGGAATTGATGAAGATCTCCTCTCAACTTGAGGAAATCTCGACGTCTTCTGACTTCTTTGCAGAAGAAAAGCGTCGTCAGGCTGAAAAGCGTGACCTTGAGCGTGCACAAAATATCCGTGATGCTTTGGCGATGGATGAACCCGTTCCAACTCGCGATGTGAATTGGTTGAAAAAATACGACGAGGCTTTGGCGGCAGGAACGACTTTGGTGCAAATCAAAGCTGAAGAATCAGCGGCAAAAATGGCGGCCTTCAAAAATGGTTCTGCTGGTTCTGCTGAAGTTGATGGTCAGGAAGCCACTACTGGAGACAGCCAAGAATCCACCGTTGGTGGATATGCTGCTGACAATACAGAGGCATCTGAGGAATTGTCCGCTGACGCTGAGTTAGAAAATGAATTGACTGAAGCCGAAGAAGCTTTCGACAATGATAGTGATATCGAGATGGCTTCTGACGATCAAATGTACGCTGATGGTGAGGACGAGGAGTCATCTGAGGAAGATGAACTACCGTTCTACGGAGAGGCGGACGAGATCGATGGCGAAGGTGAAGCCGTTACTTAAGATCCTGGCAAGTGTCTGGATCGTTTATAATATCGCAGCATTAATGGTGATGCCCAACGTAAGTTCTTACTTTGGGCGTGTAGCCTCCAAATATGTCGGGCCCTACGCGAATCTTGTAGGGCTTAATGCCGGATGGAATTTCTTTTCTCCGGACCCGGCTCATCCCATGTATCTTAAAGTCAGTGTAAATTATCCGGCGAATGAAGATGGTTCTTATCGTGATCCTTTGTTCACGACCTATCCGCCACCTGACGAGGAAAATAAAGTCGCAGGACTGACCAGAAAACGCGAGTGGGCGGTGATGCGCTTTATGGTGATGGATCCACGCCGCTTGCGCCAGATTTTTGGACCGTGGTTGTGTCGCCAGTATCCAGGTGCTGAAAGCATTGATATGGAGCATGTGGTGGAGACTTTGCCATTGCTGGATGAGGCGGCCTTCAATAAAGACGTCAATCTGCTTGATATGTCCCAGGAGCGTCGTTACGCCAGAGCAGCCGTGCGCTGTGATGGTACGGGTGACGAGGAGAGCTTATGATGAATCTTAAAGCTAATCTGAAAAAAGCCTGGTCCTTATGGGATAACTTTTGGTTTGCTCCGCAAAATCTTCTGGGCCTTGCATTCATGCGTATCGTTTTGTGTGCAACGTTGCTCTATATGAGTGCGATGCGCTTTTACAATATGCAGTTTTTCACTGACGAAAGCTGGGTTTCCAAAGCCAATGCTTTGTTGATATTGCCAGAGTTGGGGAGACCGGGTTTCAGCTGGAATTTCTGGCCGGATTCAGCGAATTCCCCGATGCTGACTGTGTCGGTGGTTTTGTTTGCGCTGCTAATATTGGGAATTGGTGGTCGGATTTTGATGGCTTTGGCCTGGGTGATAAATGCAGGATTTATCTATCGCAATTATCCGGTGAACTTTGGTGCTGATGTGATCGGCGCCTTGTTTTTGTTTTACATGATTTTCACCAACTCCTGCGAGCGCTTGAGTGTTTTGAATCTATTCCGCGAAAAAAGAACCTTCAAATCGTCAGATGCTATTTCAAGTATGATGATCCGCATGATGCAAGTGCAGATCATGGCGATCTATGCCTATACGGGATGGGAAAAACTTAAAGGGGCCAGCTGGTGGGATGGAACCGCACTTTGGAGTGTGCTTGCAAACCCTCAGATGACCACTATGGATTTCAGTTTTCTAAGGGAAATCCCCTGGGTTATTCCGGTGTTGGGATATACGACCATTCTTTTTGAAGTCTATTTCCCACCGATGGTGATCTGGCATAAAAGCCGCCACCTATGGCTGTTTATGGGATTGATGATGCATTTGGGGATAGGGATCTTCATGGGGTTGATGCCATTTGCGACTGTAATGCTTTCCACCTACTTCTTATTCCTAAGCCCTATCATGTTGCAGGAAAAAATCGTCTCAAAACTGGACTTCTCCAGAAATTGATACAGTTTTAGGCGCTCCCTCATTTATCCTAAAGGTACGGGGGAGTTTCTATGAAAACCGATTTTAACAAATTCGCGACGTGTTTCGCGTTGATGTCGTTACTGGCGTCTTGTGCACCGGTTTCGGAAAACTCCCTTTTGTCTTCTGATGCTTCCAATCCTGATTCTCACAGTTTGAATTCCACGCCGCTTTCAACAGAACTTCAGCTTGTGGCGGATGTCTACAATCTTGGTGCGGCAACGTCGACCAAGGCTGTGGAGTTAAGTGGTGCGTGCTACACGTCCACTTATCCCACACATAGAATCACGGCGACTGTGAATGGTGCGAACGTCGCTGCTGCAAATATCTTTGATATGTCCAGTTCAACAGCCACAGGGTACGGAACCTGCCGCAATGGTCGATTTAATATCGTCCTTCGCGGCAATGGGCTTGCAAGTGGTGCAAACAATATCGTTCTGTTGTTAACGGGCTATGATGCGCAAAGTGTGGCAGCAACGAGCGGCAATAGTTATGCTCGTTACTACGTTATAAGAACAGATTAAAATCATCCCGTAGTTTCTTCGGGGCTTCTAGATTTTTAGAATCAATTAAAATTGTGCCTTTGAGTTTCAACTCTCGAATGTGGGAGGCGCGTCTTTGTGGCGGCAGTCCTGGGGAAGTCAATTCCTGCAGGGTGCTGTTAAAAGGTGTCTTTAAAAGGTTCTGCTCTTGCAATGAGTTTTCTGTCATTGCCAGCAGAATTTCCATGGCAAGATCCTGTTTGTCAGAAGCTTGCGGGATTGAAGCTCCCCATACCAGCAAGGCACTTAAATCATCCTGAATGGTCAAATCAGGGGTGGCCTCATTCAGTGGCATCTCGGCAGCACCATCGCGTTTTTCATTCGTGATAAGTTGATCCAAAGGCAGTGTCAGAATCTTTTTCTGTTGCAGCAAAGAGAGCCAGCCTTTGTCCTGCCAGATCGAGAAATGCTTGAGTAGCAAGTCCTCGTCGTTAAGCAGGAATAGGGTTGTGGCTTTTTTGTCTTTAAGGAATTCCTCGAAAGACACATTATTGGTGGTTCTAAATCCCGTCTTCATCCAGTAAAGAGGGTAAAAATAAATATTCCGGATGGTGCTGACTGGAGGAAGAAAGTCCGCAGCAATTTTAGCAGTCAGCGGGTTTTCCAGGCTGGAAGCCAGTAGATTTTGCTTATTCAAAGTATTGGCCCAGTAATAGGGTAAAAGCAAAATGTCCTGAGCAGGTGATGCAATCACTTTCGCCTGAATGGAATTCCAGTCGCGAGTGACGGTCACTTCAAATTTTATGCGTAAATTGTTTTCGAGTTGAGCCTGTACACTTTTGGGGAAGAGAGACTCATCTGTAATCAGGATGCGCACCTTGGTGGGACGCAGGATGTAGTCTTTGGAAATGCCTTGGGGCAGGTATCCGTGTAGGAAACCCACCCCCATGCATACTAAAAATAAAAATATCCAAAGAAAATTAGAACGCCTCATCGAAGGCTACCGAGCCGCTGATACCAGTTTGGTATGCAGAAACACGTCTTTCAAAGAAGTTTGCAAGTTCTTGCATGTCTTGAAGCTCCATGAAGTCGAACGGGTTTTTCACGTTGTAACGAGGAGCAATGCTCAAGCTTTCAAGGCGTTGGTCTGCGCAGTATTCAAGATACTGACGCATGTCTTTTGGAGAAAGACCAGCCACACCCAATTGCAAAACGTCATTCGCAAATTCCATTTCGCATTCGATAGCGTCTTCAAGCATTTGCACAACCATGTCTTCCATTTGAGAATTGAAAAGATCTGGTTCTTCTTGGCGAGCTGTTTTGATAACTTCGATCGCGAATGCCATGTGCATAGACTCATCACGGAATACCCAGTTTGTGCCAGATGCAAGACCTTGCAACAAACCTTTAGAGCGCAAGAAGTATACGTATGCGAAAGCTGCATAGAAGAACAAACCTTCAACGCAAGTTGCGAAGCAGATCAAGTTCATCAAGAAGCGACGACGGTCTTCTTTTGTTCTAAGTTCGTTCAACTCATTGATAGAGTCGATCCATTTAAAGCAGAAATCTGCTTTCTTTTTGATAGAAGGGATGTTTTCGATCGCAGCAAATGCTTCCGCGCGTTCATCTGGATTTGGAATATATGAATCCAAAAGCGTCAGATAGAACTGAACGTGCAAAGCCTCTTCGTATAGTTGACGAGACAAATACATGCGACCCTCTGGAGAGTTCACGTGTTTGTACAAGTTCAAAACTAGATTGTTACCAACGATAGAATCACCCGTCGCAAAGAATGCCACCAGGCGAGAGATCAAATGTCTTTCTGCCGGAGTCATTTTTGAGTGAAGGTCTACAAGGTCTGTAGAGAAATCGATTTCGTCTACAGTCCAAGTGTTCTTGATACCGTTTTTGTACATTTCATACATAGTTGGGTATTTCATTGGACGAAGAGTTAAGTTAAAGCCTGGATCTAAAATCATAAAAAGTCCCTAAAAGTTTTTCCGGCGAATGGCACCGGCGCTCTTTTTCGAGCTGAAAGCCCCCCTCGGACTTTCAGCTCTGCTCAGCTTTCGCCGAGTTTACTGACAAGCTTCGCAAGCCTCTGGATTTTCCAAAGAACAAGCGATCACTTCTGAGTCAGTGTATGTTTTCTTCGCTTCAGCCACAGTTGCCTGTGCTTCGGCTTGGATCGCTGTTGCTGCATTCATAGTGTTTGCAGTTTCAGCGGACATACCCATACCGTTGTTGGAAGACTTCACAGTAGTCTTGGCGATTTTAGTCGCCGGACGAGAGCGAAGGTAATAAGTCGTTTTCACACCTTGTTTCCATGCATACATATACATAGAAGAAACTTTACCGATTGTTGGGCTTTCCATGAACAAGTTCAAAGATTGAGCTTGGTCGATGTAAGCGCCACGAGCTGCAGCCATTTCAATCAATGACTTCATCGGAACTTCCCAAACAGTGCGGTACAATTCTTTCAATTGTGGCGGGATCGCCGCGATTTCATCAATTGAACCATCGTTCAATTTGATTTCGTTGCGAAGATCTTCAGACCAAAGACCCATCGCTTTAAGATCTTGCACCAGGTATTTATTGATCTGCATGAACTCACCAGAAAGTGTTTCACGTTTGAACAAGTTGGATACTTGAGGCTCGATCGCTTCGTAGCAACCTACGATAGAAGCGATAGTTGCTGTTGGAGCAATAGCGATCAACAAAGAGTTGCGCAAACCGTGTTGTTTGATCTTCGCTTTCAAAGCGTTGAAACGCTCTGGTTGAGAAGGCGTCACACCCCAAAGGTCGAATTGCAACAAACCTTTAGCTGCACGAGTTTGCTCGTAAGCACCATGGGCACCGTGTTTTTCAGCCAGTTCGCAAGAAGTCAAAAGAGCATTGTAGTAGATCTCTTCTTGGATTTTCGCTGACAATTCACGAGCCGCTTGAGAGTCAAAAGGCAACTTCAACAAGAAGAATGCATCTTGAAGACCCATCACACCCAAACCAACTGGACGCCATTTGTGGTTGGAGTCTTTAGCAGTATCGATAGGGTAGAAGTTGATATCAACAACGCGGTCCAAGTACTTCACAGCTGTACGAACAGATTTCGCCAGTTTTTCGAAGTTGAACTGACCATTTTCAACGTGTCTGCCAAGGTTTACAGAACCCAAGTTACAAACTGCTGTTTCAGAGTTTGAAGTTACTTCCAGGATCTCTGTGCACAAGTTGGAAAGATGGATCACATTGCCAGCTTCACCGGTTTGGTTGGCTTTCATGTTGGAAGCATCTTTAAATGTCATCCAGCCGTTACCAGTCTGCGCAAGAGTTTTCATCATGCGAGAGTACAGGTCGCGAGCTTTGATTTGTTTTGTGTATAGTTTTTCCGACTCTGCTTTTTCAAATGCAGCTTCGAATTCTGGACCGTAAGTATCAACAAAATGAGGAACTACGCGTGGGTCAAACAAAGACCACATGCCATCAGTTTCAACACGTTTCATGAACAAATCTGGTACCCAGTTTGCCAGGTTCAGGTTGTGAGTACGTTTAGCTTCGTCACCTGTGTTGTCGCGAAGTTCAAGGAATTCTTCAATGTCTGCATGCCAAGTTTCCAAGTACACACAAGCAGCACCTTTACGTTTACCACCTTGATTAACTGCAGACACCGAAGAGTCCATAGTTTTCAACCAAGGAATGATACCGTTGGAGTGACCATTTGTACCTTTGATCAAGGAACCACGAGAGCGGATACGAGAGTAAGCTACACCAATGCCGCCTGCGAATTTGGAAAGCAAAGCGATGTCAGTGTACTTTTTGTAGATAGCTTCCAAGTCATCAGTTGGAGAATCCAAAAGATAGCAAGAAGACATCTGAGGGCGCAAAGTACCAGAGTTGAACAATGTTGGCGTGGAAGCCATGTAGTCATGAGAAGAGATCAAACGGTAGAACTCGATAGCTTCATCAACTGTTTGAGCCAAACCACAAGCCACACGCATAAAGAAGTATTGAGGTGTTTCAAACACCTGGCGTGATGTTGGGTTTTTCAACAAATAGCGATCGTAAACAGTTCTAAGACCGAAGTATTCAAAACGGTCTGTGCGGTAAGGCTCGATAGCCGCGCAAAGAGCTGCTTTGTTGTTATCCACGAAGTTTTTAGTGTCTTCAGACAACAAACCAGCTTGGTAGCCGAAGTTAACAGAGTCTGCAAAAGATTGAATTTTTTGAGAGCGAACTTCTTCGTCTACATACGTGCTCAAAAGGCGAGCCGCAAGGCGAGAGTATTCTGGCTCTTCACCGATCAACAAAGAGGCGGTGGAAATACAAAGATTATCCAACTCATTTGTTGTCGCGCCATCATATAGACCACTGATAGCTTTAGTAGCTACGCGAAGTGGGTCTACTTGAGTTAGACCTTGGCAATTACGAGTCACACGTTCAACGATCTTCGTTACGTCGACTGGTTCAAGAGTTCCGTCTCTCTTTTTGACTCTCATGATGTGAGCTGTTGTTTCCAACATGATGCTATCCCCTCTGCCCAGTTCCTTTTGGGCAAAAAAATCCCCCGTCGCACATTGCCCCTCGCAAATGTCCGTCGTTGGTTCTATATAATGATGTAGATTGGTTGAGACTGAGTTGCTAATCCTTAGCTGAGTCTGTTTTAAGTCGCTGAAACATAATGTTTGGCTTTGCAGCCTTCACATAATTTGCTTCAGAAAAACGTCTACTACCTCCCTGTTGTACCCCTATATCTAGGGGTTGGTCCCGGGTGCCTCATCAATAAGGCGGGTATCGATCTCAATTCAACTTTGTAATTCTTTCTGGGAAGTTGCAAGAGTATTTTTTAAAATAACGCCAATTTTTTTGTGACGTTGCTCATCATTTAAGCAGATTTATTCTTAGTATTGACTCGTCTGTCCTGCGAAAAAGAGTGGCAAATCTCACGGTTTCTCGAGGGTAAAACCAAGGTCTAGGTGTTTTAAGCGGATTTTAGGGCCTCTCGCCTGAAATTTACCTGTCGTGATCTTACAGAAACTTAAATTGTGCAGAAACTCAGCACGGAGTTGCGTCCACGCGGCGAGATTTTTTTAGCAAAACTGCCTGCGCGCTTAAATCTAAATCCGTCGCGGCTTTGAAAAACTGCGATTGATAAGAGCCTTGTGCTCTAAGGTGATCGATAATCGCCTGATGCGTGCCCATTTTATTTTTCGTCCAATCCGGAGCCACCAACTCATCCCAACGAGACGAATAAGCAGCCAGACGGTGCAAGGCAAAGCGCGGGGAGAGATGTTGCAGGAACAGCTCCACACGGCGTGTGTAGGT
Protein-coding sequences here:
- a CDS encoding site-2 protease family protein is translated as MDIAEIGAKIGIYFIPFLFALCFHEYAHGWVARLRGDNTAEQMGRLSMNPLVHMDMVGTLILPLVSIVLATPIFFGWAKPVPVNTRNLKNPRVDMFWIALAGPLSNILLAIVGAVLIGVVAKYFGGVVYAKGMIEILKAFLLTNLFLAFFNMIPLHPLDGGKVLARFLPAQINYKLEQNEHITSMVLMGLVLTGALRILAVPVFWSAQSLLTLALGGFGIS
- a CDS encoding segregation and condensation protein A; protein product: MSITVQLPKFEGPLGLLLYLIRKEEMDIMDIKIHEITKQYLDYIRLMKELDLEVAGEFIAMASTLIQIKSRMLLPQYDENGEVIEQEDPRKELVQKLLEYQKYQEAAKLLYDRPLVGRDVWLRGSRERLDEKEDEIILEDNALFSLISSYRKVLRSVKKKVHQVAAKAQSISSRVLELKDRLFVGQRVTMMELVNATEDRARQALITFLSLLELGKMGFVGLYQTEVYSDIWVDTKKPIETDVLSRVEEYDSMGSDRIAEQMMADAKKADPTEDLLDDSLDEAQVEQSAQMSFGETPVDFTTGMSDLTAEIAGMDAELDFLEAAEGETSEAVELASDEEILAAEGELFADTTAEEMVAESEVIVDLAEEAVAELEEQLEVVTFEPSEEVAVVAAEMVATTDDVVAESELVFEEFIDTDPKTEAEA
- the scpB gene encoding SMC-Scp complex subunit ScpB, translating into MSKKKNNSKKNKEVLDTEVMDNELTVATEVAADETAPEMIADEADASEELNELDGIESDASIFLQEEEESEGFLPEASDEETAEMEASEETSDDVSVEGTELDGFESADIEEVEFVDEDRLESIVESVLFASDRPVSLASLKLLFKGTNIKGDKLRRVLDQLAVEYAGGRRGVTLEEVPGGYQLRTKVDNMDFLKRTLKARQFKLSGPALETLSIVAYKQPCVKFDVDEIRGVESGHLLRALMEKNLVSFEGKSDLPGRPMQYGTTRKFLEIFGLRSLKELPTLSQIDELLPEGMDEQMAEEKPTLASITDSLVATGVDTVSYSSGEEELMKISSQLEEISTSSDFFAEEKRRQAEKRDLERAQNIRDALAMDEPVPTRDVNWLKKYDEALAAGTTLVQIKAEESAAKMAAFKNGSAGSAEVDGQEATTGDSQESTVGGYAADNTEASEELSADAELENELTEAEEAFDNDSDIEMASDDQMYADGEDEESSEEDELPFYGEADEIDGEGEAVT
- a CDS encoding HTTM domain-containing protein; its protein translation is MMNLKANLKKAWSLWDNFWFAPQNLLGLAFMRIVLCATLLYMSAMRFYNMQFFTDESWVSKANALLILPELGRPGFSWNFWPDSANSPMLTVSVVLFALLILGIGGRILMALAWVINAGFIYRNYPVNFGADVIGALFLFYMIFTNSCERLSVLNLFREKRTFKSSDAISSMMIRMMQVQIMAIYAYTGWEKLKGASWWDGTALWSVLANPQMTTMDFSFLREIPWVIPVLGYTTILFEVYFPPMVIWHKSRHLWLFMGLMMHLGIGIFMGLMPFATVMLSTYFLFLSPIMLQEKIVSKLDFSRN
- a CDS encoding ribonucleotide-diphosphate reductase subunit beta; translated protein: MILDPGFNLTLRPMKYPTMYEMYKNGIKNTWTVDEIDFSTDLVDLHSKMTPAERHLISRLVAFFATGDSIVGNNLVLNLYKHVNSPEGRMYLSRQLYEEALHVQFYLTLLDSYIPNPDERAEAFAAIENIPSIKKKADFCFKWIDSINELNELRTKEDRRRFLMNLICFATCVEGLFFYAAFAYVYFLRSKGLLQGLASGTNWVFRDESMHMAFAIEVIKTARQEEPDLFNSQMEDMVVQMLEDAIECEMEFANDVLQLGVAGLSPKDMRQYLEYCADQRLESLSIAPRYNVKNPFDFMELQDMQELANFFERRVSAYQTGISGSVAFDEAF
- a CDS encoding ribonucleoside-diphosphate reductase subunit alpha, with translation MLETTAHIMRVKKRDGTLEPVDVTKIVERVTRNCQGLTQVDPLRVATKAISGLYDGATTNELDNLCISTASLLIGEEPEYSRLAARLLSTYVDEEVRSQKIQSFADSVNFGYQAGLLSEDTKNFVDNNKAALCAAIEPYRTDRFEYFGLRTVYDRYLLKNPTSRQVFETPQYFFMRVACGLAQTVDEAIEFYRLISSHDYMASTPTLFNSGTLRPQMSSCYLLDSPTDDLEAIYKKYTDIALLSKFAGGIGVAYSRIRSRGSLIKGTNGHSNGIIPWLKTMDSSVSAVNQGGKRKGAACVYLETWHADIEEFLELRDNTGDEAKRTHNLNLANWVPDLFMKRVETDGMWSLFDPRVVPHFVDTYGPEFEAAFEKAESEKLYTKQIKARDLYSRMMKTLAQTGNGWMTFKDASNMKANQTGEAGNVIHLSNLCTEILEVTSNSETAVCNLGSVNLGRHVENGQFNFEKLAKSVRTAVKYLDRVVDINFYPIDTAKDSNHKWRPVGLGVMGLQDAFFLLKLPFDSQAARELSAKIQEEIYYNALLTSCELAEKHGAHGAYEQTRAAKGLLQFDLWGVTPSQPERFNALKAKIKQHGLRNSLLIAIAPTATIASIVGCYEAIEPQVSNLFKRETLSGEFMQINKYLVQDLKAMGLWSEDLRNEIKLNDGSIDEIAAIPPQLKELYRTVWEVPMKSLIEMAAARGAYIDQAQSLNLFMESPTIGKVSSMYMYAWKQGVKTTYYLRSRPATKIAKTTVKSSNNGMGMSAETANTMNAATAIQAEAQATVAEAKKTYTDSEVIACSLENPEACEACQ